GATCATCCTCCAGGCCTACGGGTACGAGAAAGGGATGGCGATCCTGGTGCGGATGGCGGCCAACGCGCGGGAGTTCTTCGCCAGCGCCTCGGACATCCCGCGCGCCTGCGCCAAGGGGGAGATTGCGGTCGGCCCGTGCATTGATTTTTATGCCCAGCGCCAGAGGCTCTCGGAGGGCGGCGAGACTATCGGCTTCGTCACGCCCAAGGGGCTCACGGTCGTCAACTGCGATCCCGTCGCCGTCCTGAAGGGCGCGCCGAATCGCAAGGTGGCCGAAAGGTTCGTCGAGTTCGTCATGCGCCCCGAAGGACAGCGCCTGTGGATGCTTCCGGCGGGCGTCCCGGGCGGGCCGAAGCAGCACGCGCTCGAGCGTCTGGCCGTCCTGCCGAGCCTGTACGGACCCGAGGTGGGCACGCGGCCGGCGATGAATCCCTTCCAGATGCCGCCCGCCGATTTCTACGACGCCCGCAAGGAGGAAGACCGCCTCGCGATCCTGCCGGATTACCTGCGCATCGCGCTCGTCGAGAATCACGAGCCCCTCGTAAAGGCCTGGCAGGCGGTCATCCGCAAAGGGACGCCTTGGGAGCCTGGCGCCTCGCTGCTCGTCCAGCCGCTCCTCTCCGAGGAGGAAATGGCCCGGCTGGGGCGGGAGGTATGGACGCCGATCGTCACCCTGGAGGGCGCGACGCCGGAGAAACGGGCGGAAGCCCAGCGCAA
This sequence is a window from Planctomycetota bacterium. Protein-coding genes within it:
- a CDS encoding ABC transporter substrate-binding protein, with translation MKHLVGLGLVVSLVGLVGCGGEEPASGADSLVIYSPHSDEIRAEFEAAFKDWYRSQTGREVEVSWPDVGGTSLMLKRLQDKFLSGRDDVDLAFGGGAIYERMKQLGFLEPYRLPDDVLAAIPKTAAGQPLYDPEFCWYGAAISTFGLIYNKRILADRSLPMPETWEAMADPKYFGLVGAGDPAKSGSVRKAYEIILQAYGYEKGMAILVRMAANAREFFASASDIPRACAKGEIAVGPCIDFYAQRQRLSEGGETIGFVTPKGLTVVNCDPVAVLKGAPNRKVAERFVEFVMRPEGQRLWMLPAGVPGGPKQHALERLAVLPSLYGPEVGTRPAMNPFQMPPADFYDARKEEDRLAILPDYLRIALVENHEPLVKAWQAVIRKGTPWEPGASLLVQPLLSEEEMARLGREVWTPIVTLEGATPEKRAEAQRKEESRQRRKSDLETEWSDQLRQRYEKISHLASGMPQTAD